A stretch of Lysinibacillus agricola DNA encodes these proteins:
- a CDS encoding NAD-dependent succinate-semialdehyde dehydrogenase, with translation MLYINGEWRDTGNKLDVTNPATGEIIRTVATGGKTETKEAIESAKRAFEFWGKTTGNERSNYLFQVVQLMKEKTKELAETITLENGKPLPDATREVAGAIGYLEWYAEEAKRIYGETIPASAADKHLMVIREPVGVCAAITPWNFPLSMITRKIAPALAAGCTIVLKPADLTPLSAIKVFECFHEVGLPAGVANLVIGPAEEIGNEMTSNPDVRKITFTGSTRVGKKLIRESSDTVKKISMELGGHAPYIVFEDADIDAAVNGILVSKFINSGQTCISTNRIYVAETVADEFSEKLAEKVSKLVVGNGLEDGVNVGPVINKVALEKVKSQVEDAVKHDGKVIAGGNVFTLNNGSGYFFEPTVIQYASDNMKITTEETFGPVAPIYTFQTEEEVVERANHPEYGLAAYCYTRDIGRGLRMMRALEFGIVGINDPAPVVVQAPFGGMKESGMGKEGGWYGLEEYLEKKFVSIYLK, from the coding sequence GTGCTTTATATAAATGGTGAATGGCGAGATACAGGAAATAAATTAGATGTAACAAATCCTGCGACAGGAGAAATAATTAGAACTGTTGCTACAGGTGGTAAAACTGAAACTAAAGAAGCAATCGAAAGTGCGAAGAGAGCATTTGAATTCTGGGGTAAGACAACTGGAAATGAGCGCAGCAACTACCTGTTTCAAGTGGTTCAATTGATGAAAGAAAAAACAAAAGAATTAGCTGAAACAATTACACTTGAAAATGGTAAGCCTTTACCAGATGCTACTCGTGAAGTAGCAGGTGCGATCGGCTATCTAGAGTGGTATGCAGAGGAAGCTAAGAGAATTTATGGGGAAACAATTCCTGCATCTGCAGCTGATAAACATCTAATGGTAATTCGCGAACCTGTTGGGGTATGTGCAGCTATTACACCATGGAATTTCCCGTTATCGATGATTACAAGAAAAATTGCACCTGCACTTGCTGCAGGTTGTACGATTGTTTTAAAACCGGCTGACTTAACTCCTCTTTCGGCGATAAAAGTATTCGAATGCTTTCATGAAGTTGGACTACCTGCTGGAGTTGCAAACCTGGTAATTGGCCCAGCTGAAGAAATTGGAAACGAGATGACGAGTAACCCAGATGTTCGTAAAATCACATTTACTGGCTCGACGCGTGTGGGGAAAAAACTTATCCGTGAATCGTCTGATACAGTGAAGAAAATATCAATGGAGCTTGGTGGACACGCACCGTATATTGTATTTGAGGATGCTGATATTGACGCAGCAGTTAATGGTATCTTAGTGTCTAAGTTTATTAACTCAGGTCAAACTTGCATCAGCACTAACCGGATTTACGTAGCAGAAACTGTAGCTGATGAATTCTCAGAAAAGTTAGCTGAAAAGGTATCTAAATTAGTTGTAGGAAATGGATTAGAAGATGGCGTAAATGTCGGTCCAGTAATTAATAAAGTGGCTCTTGAAAAAGTGAAAAGTCAAGTAGAAGACGCTGTGAAACATGATGGTAAAGTAATTGCGGGTGGTAATGTATTTACATTAAATAATGGAAGCGGTTACTTCTTTGAGCCCACAGTTATTCAATATGCAAGCGATAATATGAAGATTACAACAGAAGAAACATTTGGACCAGTTGCACCAATTTATACATTTCAGACGGAAGAAGAGGTAGTTGAAAGAGCAAACCATCCTGAATATGGTCTTGCAGCTTATTGTTATACGCGAGACATTGGTCGAGGCTTACGAATGATGCGTGCTTTAGAGTTCGGAATTGTTGGTATTAATGATCCAGCTCCAGTGGTTGTACAAGCTCCGTTTGGTGGTATGAAGGAAAGTGGAATGGGGAAAGAAGGCGGTTGGTACGGACTTGAGGAGTACTTGG
- a CDS encoding aspartate aminotransferase family protein, protein MTTKITQQSKTVELAKLDKKHLLHPATNPKALIDNGPPIIFAKGKGVTVTSTDDVEYIDGMSMLWNVNLGHGNQELADAGNSQLSTLAYASSFKGFSNEPSILLAEKLAELAPGDLNSVFYTSGGSESNDTAIKLARFYWELKGKSEKRKIIALTNAYHGVTIGAQTATGLAAYHKFASSNIDGVVRATAHLLNSELGDKSDPNYADSIRGTIEREGAETIAGIIIEPVQGAGGVNIPPEGYLEAVRKICDEHNILFMADEVICGFGRTGKMFGVNNWNVVPDMMSIAKGITSGYSQLGGVMMNDEIRETIANFDAVIPHGFTYSGHPTACAIGLKNIEILERDNIIDHVNEMEKELKKGLDYLAEKHIIVTNCRVIGLLAAFELYEDPTSGKLFDPTVFPANAVVDACFERQLILRALGANNQIVAIAPPLIINKEEIEKMIQIIDDSITAFKNTRN, encoded by the coding sequence ATGACAACTAAAATTACTCAACAATCAAAAACTGTAGAGTTAGCTAAACTGGACAAAAAGCACTTGCTACATCCAGCTACAAATCCGAAGGCTTTAATTGACAATGGACCGCCTATAATTTTTGCTAAAGGTAAAGGCGTTACAGTTACAAGTACGGATGATGTGGAATACATCGACGGGATGTCAATGCTTTGGAACGTGAACTTAGGACATGGGAATCAAGAACTTGCAGATGCTGGTAATAGTCAATTATCTACCCTCGCGTATGCATCATCATTTAAAGGATTCTCAAATGAACCATCCATTCTACTTGCTGAAAAATTAGCTGAGTTAGCACCAGGAGATTTAAATAGTGTATTCTACACTTCTGGTGGGTCAGAATCAAATGATACAGCAATTAAATTAGCTCGTTTCTACTGGGAGCTTAAAGGGAAATCAGAAAAAAGAAAGATTATTGCGCTAACGAATGCTTATCACGGTGTAACAATAGGAGCACAAACAGCTACTGGTCTTGCAGCATACCACAAGTTCGCATCATCAAATATAGACGGAGTTGTTCGTGCAACAGCCCACCTATTAAACAGCGAGTTAGGTGATAAAAGTGACCCGAACTATGCAGATTCTATACGTGGAACAATTGAAAGAGAAGGTGCGGAGACGATTGCCGGAATTATTATTGAACCTGTGCAAGGTGCGGGCGGAGTTAATATTCCACCAGAAGGTTACTTAGAAGCAGTTCGTAAAATCTGTGACGAGCACAATATCCTTTTCATGGCAGATGAAGTTATTTGTGGATTTGGTCGTACGGGGAAAATGTTTGGTGTAAACAACTGGAATGTTGTCCCTGATATGATGTCAATTGCAAAAGGAATTACGAGTGGTTATTCGCAACTTGGCGGGGTCATGATGAATGATGAAATTAGAGAAACAATTGCTAACTTCGATGCTGTTATCCCACATGGTTTCACATATAGTGGCCATCCGACTGCTTGTGCGATTGGACTGAAAAACATTGAAATACTAGAGCGTGATAATATTATTGACCACGTAAACGAAATGGAGAAAGAACTTAAAAAAGGTTTAGATTACTTAGCTGAAAAACATATTATTGTAACAAATTGCAGAGTAATTGGTCTGTTGGCTGCATTTGAACTTTACGAAGATCCAACAAGTGGAAAATTATTTGATCCAACTGTTTTCCCAGCAAATGCGGTAGTTGACGCATGTTTCGAACGCCAATTAATATTAAGAGCGCTTGGAGCCAATAACCAAATTGTAGCAATTGCGCCACCGCTTATTATTAACAAAGAAGAAATTGAAAAAATGATTCAAATTATAGACGATTCGATTACTGCTTTTAAAAATACACGCAACTAA
- a CDS encoding LysR family transcriptional regulator translates to MNLHRLHCFITVVEEGSITKAATALQMTQPPLSILIRKFEQELNVTLFNRLGRSLELTPSGVFLYEKGKELLDLSENTEKKLVEFHEGIRGTVKLGCTTSANLFILPNVLKKIQKETPNIVTHVREGNTSYILEELRSHKIDIGIVRTSVRAEDIHTSTLLTEPLLLALPPNHHLCEKDSIDIADLKNERFLLNTTSYGSGVADDVIEACQKSGFTPNVVYWGTETLPTLMMVMKGAGICFVPSCFKLLNSPDLPVLRPLANPVLQTKLNIITLKDRYMTSISKRFLAITEEVAEKMASIFND, encoded by the coding sequence ATGAACCTTCATCGTTTACATTGTTTTATTACAGTAGTTGAGGAAGGTAGCATTACAAAAGCTGCTACTGCACTGCAAATGACTCAACCCCCCTTAAGTATTTTAATTAGAAAATTTGAACAAGAATTAAATGTCACTTTGTTTAATCGTTTAGGTAGATCTCTTGAATTAACACCAAGTGGAGTATTTTTATATGAAAAAGGAAAAGAATTACTTGATTTATCTGAGAATACGGAGAAGAAATTAGTCGAGTTTCACGAAGGAATTAGAGGTACTGTGAAATTGGGTTGTACTACTTCAGCAAATCTATTTATTTTGCCAAATGTCTTAAAAAAAATTCAAAAGGAAACTCCTAACATAGTTACACATGTTCGCGAGGGTAATACATCATATATTTTAGAAGAACTAAGAAGTCATAAAATAGATATTGGAATTGTCCGAACTTCAGTAAGAGCGGAGGACATCCATACTTCAACACTACTAACAGAACCTTTACTTTTAGCTCTTCCACCCAACCATCATCTATGTGAAAAAGATTCTATTGATATTGCAGACTTGAAAAACGAACGATTTCTTTTAAATACAACATCTTATGGATCAGGTGTTGCTGATGATGTGATCGAGGCATGCCAAAAAAGTGGATTTACGCCTAATGTCGTTTACTGGGGGACAGAAACATTACCAACACTTATGATGGTAATGAAAGGCGCAGGAATTTGTTTTGTACCTAGCTGTTTCAAGCTACTTAATTCTCCTGATTTACCGGTACTTAGACCACTAGCAAATCCAGTGTTACAAACAAAACTTAATATAATTACACTTAAGGATCGTTACATGACATCAATTTCCAAACGATTTCTTGCGATTACCGAAGAGGTTGCAGAGAAAATGGCAAGCATTTTCAATGATTAA
- a CDS encoding VOC family protein has translation MKIQRIDHVGVIVNDLSAAKEFFLDFGLEVKGEWEMEGELMGYAVGLNDAKVACVGLGTTDSQTWIELIKFYTPSDEKDIQQPLANTLGIRHIAFTVEDIEAVVAKLKKKGTEIFSEIQQYEESYKLCYVRGPEGIILELAEEIK, from the coding sequence TTGAAGATCCAAAGAATAGATCATGTGGGTGTAATCGTAAATGATCTCTCTGCCGCTAAAGAGTTTTTTCTCGATTTTGGACTTGAGGTGAAAGGGGAATGGGAAATGGAAGGAGAGTTAATGGGATATGCAGTTGGGCTTAATGACGCTAAAGTAGCGTGTGTAGGATTGGGAACGACAGATAGTCAGACATGGATAGAGCTAATCAAATTTTATACACCATCAGATGAAAAAGATATTCAGCAACCCCTCGCAAATACACTGGGTATCCGACATATTGCATTTACTGTTGAAGATATTGAAGCAGTTGTTGCCAAATTGAAAAAGAAGGGTACGGAAATCTTTAGTGAGATACAGCAATATGAAGAAAGTTATAAATTATGCTACGTTCGTGGTCCAGAGGGAATTATTTTGGAGTTGGCTGAGGAAATCAAATAA
- a CDS encoding VOC family protein: METNVIQKIGQIGVPVKNVENAIEFYKEVLGLSLLFSTERMAFFECNGQRLLLSLPEKNEFANSSSVIYFQVEDIKKTFEELLEKGVSFIDQPHVVAKMGNTETWMAFFKDTEGNTHALMSEVQI, encoded by the coding sequence ATGGAAACTAATGTAATTCAAAAGATTGGACAAATTGGAGTACCAGTGAAAAATGTAGAAAATGCAATTGAATTTTATAAAGAAGTATTAGGGTTATCCCTTCTTTTTAGTACAGAAAGAATGGCATTTTTTGAGTGCAATGGGCAACGACTTCTTCTTTCACTTCCTGAAAAAAATGAATTTGCAAATTCAAGTTCAGTTATCTATTTTCAGGTCGAAGATATAAAAAAAACCTTCGAAGAATTGCTTGAAAAAGGAGTGTCCTTTATCGATCAGCCACATGTTGTTGCGAAAATGGGAAATACAGAAACGTGGATGGCTTTCTTTAAAGATACTGAAGGAAATACACATGCTTTAATGAGCGAAGTACAAATTTAA
- a CDS encoding alpha/beta fold hydrolase — protein sequence MHYKEYGDLHKPLILLIHGGGVGGWMWDKQVQYFSDYHCVVPELIDNEANNTSIFSIEDCAKKLLSLIEEKAENKRVIVVGFSLGAQIAIQMISLKSQLIDYAIINSALVTPSPVAEKWIRPLIKLSFPLIKNKSFAKLQAKTLYVDDEYFEQYYEDSSKMKLDTLIKILQENMSFAIPHDFSKAQCNILVTVGEKEKGNMKKSALHLVNSNPNCQGVVLSNIGHGVSLANPEFFNRFVEEWLIDGKLPEGKIIK from the coding sequence ATGCATTATAAGGAGTACGGTGATCTACATAAGCCACTCATACTGTTGATTCATGGGGGGGGTGTTGGAGGGTGGATGTGGGATAAACAAGTCCAATATTTTTCCGATTATCATTGCGTTGTACCAGAATTAATAGATAACGAGGCTAATAATACCTCTATTTTTTCAATTGAAGATTGTGCAAAAAAGCTTCTATCTTTAATCGAAGAAAAAGCAGAAAATAAACGGGTCATAGTGGTCGGTTTTTCATTAGGGGCACAAATTGCTATTCAAATGATTAGTCTAAAGTCGCAATTAATAGATTATGCTATTATCAACAGTGCTTTAGTGACGCCTTCCCCAGTTGCAGAAAAATGGATTAGACCATTAATAAAATTATCTTTTCCCCTAATAAAAAATAAATCATTCGCAAAGCTTCAAGCGAAAACATTGTATGTAGATGATGAATATTTTGAGCAATATTATGAAGATAGTTCAAAGATGAAATTAGATACCCTTATTAAAATTTTGCAAGAAAATATGTCATTTGCCATCCCGCATGATTTTTCGAAAGCCCAATGTAACATTTTAGTAACTGTTGGTGAAAAAGAGAAGGGCAACATGAAAAAATCTGCGCTCCATCTTGTAAATAGCAATCCTAATTGCCAAGGTGTTGTGTTATCAAACATCGGCCACGGTGTCTCATTAGCGAACCCTGAGTTTTTTAACCGTTTTGTAGAAGAGTGGCTAATAGATGGTAAGTTACCAGAAGGAAAGATTATTAAATAG